One genomic region from Syngnathus typhle isolate RoL2023-S1 ecotype Sweden linkage group LG17, RoL_Styp_1.0, whole genome shotgun sequence encodes:
- the hrob gene encoding homologous recombination OB-fold protein isoform X2 has product MSCHLGGLFSIGEDFDDEDLLGTHWAAGPQTTVPSHPVDATGVSGTNLQRASLRPTSETVAPTLRKLSSGTRAFHRHLPVNPEPHSEIGSRPAITRVPRREPGASLLQPNVVESLLASKQVTPALQDLTSGTRFLRPNLPPALSLPKHHVGGAQASPATNEPFRPLGRKTSRELSPSFARACALPSPDSGSARAGRQPCPVPTAVVASRPLGATPAATRASGSNLLQPSDERPAHSLAPTARHVTEPPSALLQKPSANVAAQDDFDDWDLDLADLEACERLAVPSAPLQALGGGTLRAPTSTATSLAPNTLSRSHCKPQRAARSTPGPSGRPRGLFETAALVASPSSSPAFSPHPLSTPLLTNHLVQLVSASNKVSRKRPRSEPRPPKTRRFPGPAGLLPEEPPSHSLDEIVVSVPQIPASGVAARLPHQVSCSQSEEEDFGGPWAAMKAEMGLDDRNPACFLCSFSVVMVLRKAALKQLNKNKVPNMAVMLKSINHTHADAKAVFRDPTGEIRGTVHRRLLEERLGELKVGAVLLLKQVGVFSPSHCNHYLNVTPNNLLRIYSPDGGCHKGQLPPSVLEPSPAVEPVSCTPLVFDGDNAGADDGSKCKDGSPQASGWDADDLDELLVALSEDTYSL; this is encoded by the exons ATG AGCTGCCATCTGGGTGGGCTGTTCAGCATAGGCGAGGACTTTGACGACGAG GACTTGCTGGGGACTCACTGGGCTGCCGGACCGCAAACCACTGTGCCATCCCACCCTGTGGACGCAACTGGCGTTTCCGGCACCAACCTCCAGAGAGCGTCCCTGCGTCCCACTTCGGAAACAGTTGCGCCGACTTTACGGAAGCTGTCCTCGGGCACTCGGGCTTTCCACCGCCACCTACCGGTAAACCCTGAGCCCCACTCGGAAATTGGGTCGAGGCCCGCTATCACACGGGTTCCTCGGAGAGAACCCGGCGCCAGCCTCCTCCAGCCAAATGTGGTGGAGTCTTTGCTCGCCTCAAAGCAGGTTACTCCGGCTTTGCAGGACCTTACCTCGGGCACTCGTTTCCTGAGGCCCAATTTGCCACCCGCACTGAGCCTCCCTAAGCACCATGTAGGGGGGGCACAAGCGAGCCCCGCCACCAACGAGCCATTCCGGCCTCTGGGCCGGAAAACCTCGCGGGAGCTTTCTCCGAGCTTTGCTCGAGCTTGCGCTCTTCCGTCCCCCGATTCGGGCTCGGCGAGGGCCGGCAGGCAGCCGTGTCCCGTCCCCACTGCCGTTGTGGCATCACGCCCGCTGGGTGCCACCCCTGCGGCCACTCGAGCCTCTGGATCGAACCTTCTTCAGCCGAGTGATGAGCGACCAGCTCACTCCCTTGCACCTACCGCACGCCATGTCACCGAGCCCCCCTCGGCGTTACTGCAGAAGCCCAGCGCCAATGTCGCCGCTCAGGATGACTTTGACGACTGGGACTTGGACCTTGCAGACTTGGAGGCGTGTGAACGTTTAGCGGTACCCTCTGCCCCCCTCCAAGCCCTAGGTGGAGGGACCCTTAGAGCGCCAACCTCCACAGCCACCTCGCTAGCCCCAAACACTCTTTCCAGGAGTCACTGCAAGCCTCAGCGAGCGGCGCGGAGCACCCCAGGGCCCTCGGGTCGGCCTCGAGGCCTCTTTGAGACGGCCGCGCTCGTAGCCTCCCCCTCTTCATCTCCGGCCTTCAGTCCGCACCCCCTCAGCACACCGTTGCTGACAAACCACCTGGTGCAGCTGGTGTCTGCGTCCAACAAGGTGTCCCGCAAGAGGCCTCGCTCGGAGCCTCGGCCGCCCAAGACTCGGCGCTTCCCGGGCCCGGCGGGGCTCCTCCCGGAGGAG CCACCCAGTCACAGTCTGGATGAGATTGTGGTGTCCGTTCCCCAGATTCCCGCCTCCGGTGTGGCGGCTCGTCTTCCACACCAG GTTTCCTGCTCCCAAAGCGAGGAAGAGGATTTTGGCGGCCCCTGGGCAGCGATGAAGGCCGAGATGGGACTGGACGATCGCAACCCGGCGTGCTTCCTGTGCTCCTTCAGCGTGGTTATGGTCCTCCGCAAG gcgGCTTTGAAGCAgctgaacaaaaacaaagtgccAAACATGGCCGTGATGCTCAAGAGTATCAACCACACGCATGCCGACGCTAAGGCCGTGTTCAGGGATCCTACAG GTGAGATCCGGGGCACGGTGCATCGGCGCCTCCTGGAGGAGCGCTTGGGGGAACTGAAGGTTGGCGCCGTGCTTCTTCTCAAACAA GTGGGCGTCTTCTCCCCCTCCCATTGCAACCACTACCTCAACGTGACGCCTAACAACCTTCTCAGGATCTATTCACCAGATGGAGGCTGCCACAAGGGGCAGCTGCCACCGTCGGTTCTG gagccctcgcccgccgtCGAGCCCGTAAGCTGCACGCCGCTGGTGTTTGACGGTGACAACGCCGGTGCCGACGATGGGAGCAAATGCAAAGATGGAAGCCCGCAAGCTTCAGGGTGGGACGCAG ACGACCTCGACGAGCTGTTGGTGGCGCTCTCCGAGGACACCTACAGTCTTTGA
- the hrob gene encoding homologous recombination OB-fold protein isoform X4, with the protein MSCHLGGLFSIGEDFDDEDLLGTHWAAGPQTTVPSHPVDATGVSGTNLQRASLRPTSETVAPTLRKLSSGTRAFHRHLPVNPEPHSEIGSRPAITRVPRREPGASLLQPNVVESLLASKQVTPALQDLTSGTRFLRPNLPPALSLPKHHVGGAQASPATNEPFRPLGRKTSRELSPSFARACALPSPDSGSARAGRQPCPVPTAVVASRPLGATPAATRASGSNLLQPSDERPAHSLAPTARHVTEPPSALLQKPSANVAAQDDFDDWDLDLADLEACERLAVPSAPLQALGGGTLRAPTSTATSLAPNTLSRSHCKPQRAARSTPGPSGRPRGLFETAALVASPSSSPAFSPHPLSTPLLTNHLVQLVSASNKVSRKRPRSEPRPPKTRRFPGPAGLLPEEPPSHSLDEIVVSVPQIPASGVAARLPHQVSCSQSEEEDFGGPWAAMKAEMGLDDRNPACFLCSFSVVMVLRKAALKQLNKNKVPNMAVMLKSINHTHADAKAVFRDPTGEIRGTVHRRLLEERLGELKVGAVLLLKQCGICL; encoded by the exons ATG AGCTGCCATCTGGGTGGGCTGTTCAGCATAGGCGAGGACTTTGACGACGAG GACTTGCTGGGGACTCACTGGGCTGCCGGACCGCAAACCACTGTGCCATCCCACCCTGTGGACGCAACTGGCGTTTCCGGCACCAACCTCCAGAGAGCGTCCCTGCGTCCCACTTCGGAAACAGTTGCGCCGACTTTACGGAAGCTGTCCTCGGGCACTCGGGCTTTCCACCGCCACCTACCGGTAAACCCTGAGCCCCACTCGGAAATTGGGTCGAGGCCCGCTATCACACGGGTTCCTCGGAGAGAACCCGGCGCCAGCCTCCTCCAGCCAAATGTGGTGGAGTCTTTGCTCGCCTCAAAGCAGGTTACTCCGGCTTTGCAGGACCTTACCTCGGGCACTCGTTTCCTGAGGCCCAATTTGCCACCCGCACTGAGCCTCCCTAAGCACCATGTAGGGGGGGCACAAGCGAGCCCCGCCACCAACGAGCCATTCCGGCCTCTGGGCCGGAAAACCTCGCGGGAGCTTTCTCCGAGCTTTGCTCGAGCTTGCGCTCTTCCGTCCCCCGATTCGGGCTCGGCGAGGGCCGGCAGGCAGCCGTGTCCCGTCCCCACTGCCGTTGTGGCATCACGCCCGCTGGGTGCCACCCCTGCGGCCACTCGAGCCTCTGGATCGAACCTTCTTCAGCCGAGTGATGAGCGACCAGCTCACTCCCTTGCACCTACCGCACGCCATGTCACCGAGCCCCCCTCGGCGTTACTGCAGAAGCCCAGCGCCAATGTCGCCGCTCAGGATGACTTTGACGACTGGGACTTGGACCTTGCAGACTTGGAGGCGTGTGAACGTTTAGCGGTACCCTCTGCCCCCCTCCAAGCCCTAGGTGGAGGGACCCTTAGAGCGCCAACCTCCACAGCCACCTCGCTAGCCCCAAACACTCTTTCCAGGAGTCACTGCAAGCCTCAGCGAGCGGCGCGGAGCACCCCAGGGCCCTCGGGTCGGCCTCGAGGCCTCTTTGAGACGGCCGCGCTCGTAGCCTCCCCCTCTTCATCTCCGGCCTTCAGTCCGCACCCCCTCAGCACACCGTTGCTGACAAACCACCTGGTGCAGCTGGTGTCTGCGTCCAACAAGGTGTCCCGCAAGAGGCCTCGCTCGGAGCCTCGGCCGCCCAAGACTCGGCGCTTCCCGGGCCCGGCGGGGCTCCTCCCGGAGGAG CCACCCAGTCACAGTCTGGATGAGATTGTGGTGTCCGTTCCCCAGATTCCCGCCTCCGGTGTGGCGGCTCGTCTTCCACACCAG GTTTCCTGCTCCCAAAGCGAGGAAGAGGATTTTGGCGGCCCCTGGGCAGCGATGAAGGCCGAGATGGGACTGGACGATCGCAACCCGGCGTGCTTCCTGTGCTCCTTCAGCGTGGTTATGGTCCTCCGCAAG gcgGCTTTGAAGCAgctgaacaaaaacaaagtgccAAACATGGCCGTGATGCTCAAGAGTATCAACCACACGCATGCCGACGCTAAGGCCGTGTTCAGGGATCCTACAG GTGAGATCCGGGGCACGGTGCATCGGCGCCTCCTGGAGGAGCGCTTGGGGGAACTGAAGGTTGGCGCCGTGCTTCTTCTCAAACAA TGTGGCATTTGCTTGTAG
- the hrob gene encoding homologous recombination OB-fold protein isoform X3, whose translation MSCHLGGLFSIGEDFDDEDLLGTHWAAGPQTTVPSHPVDATGVSGTNLQRASLRPTSETVAPTLRKLSSGTRAFHRHLPVNPEPHSEIGSRPAITRVPRREPGASLLQPNVVESLLASKQVTPALQDLTSGTRFLRPNLPPALSLPKHHVGGAQASPATNEPFRPLGRKTSRELSPSFARACALPSPDSGSARAGRQPCPVPTAVVASRPLGATPAATRASGSNLLQPSDERPAHSLAPTARHVTEPPSALLQKPSANVAAQDDFDDWDLDLADLEACERLAVPSAPLQALGGGTLRAPTSTATSLAPNTLSRSHCKPQRAARSTPGPSGRPRGLFETAALVASPSSSPAFSPHPLSTPLLTNHLVQLVSASNKVSRKRPRSEPRPPKTRRFPGPAGLLPEEPPSHSLDEIVVSVPQIPASGVAARLPHQVSCSQSEEEDFGGPWAAMKAEMGLDDRNPACFLCSFSVVMVLRKAALKQLNKNKVPNMAVMLKSINHTHADAKAVFRDPTGTCGCTTHTHTHTHTHTLYYSCTAMDRGILLTKGEIRGTVHRRLLEERLGELKVGAVLLLKQCGICL comes from the exons ATG AGCTGCCATCTGGGTGGGCTGTTCAGCATAGGCGAGGACTTTGACGACGAG GACTTGCTGGGGACTCACTGGGCTGCCGGACCGCAAACCACTGTGCCATCCCACCCTGTGGACGCAACTGGCGTTTCCGGCACCAACCTCCAGAGAGCGTCCCTGCGTCCCACTTCGGAAACAGTTGCGCCGACTTTACGGAAGCTGTCCTCGGGCACTCGGGCTTTCCACCGCCACCTACCGGTAAACCCTGAGCCCCACTCGGAAATTGGGTCGAGGCCCGCTATCACACGGGTTCCTCGGAGAGAACCCGGCGCCAGCCTCCTCCAGCCAAATGTGGTGGAGTCTTTGCTCGCCTCAAAGCAGGTTACTCCGGCTTTGCAGGACCTTACCTCGGGCACTCGTTTCCTGAGGCCCAATTTGCCACCCGCACTGAGCCTCCCTAAGCACCATGTAGGGGGGGCACAAGCGAGCCCCGCCACCAACGAGCCATTCCGGCCTCTGGGCCGGAAAACCTCGCGGGAGCTTTCTCCGAGCTTTGCTCGAGCTTGCGCTCTTCCGTCCCCCGATTCGGGCTCGGCGAGGGCCGGCAGGCAGCCGTGTCCCGTCCCCACTGCCGTTGTGGCATCACGCCCGCTGGGTGCCACCCCTGCGGCCACTCGAGCCTCTGGATCGAACCTTCTTCAGCCGAGTGATGAGCGACCAGCTCACTCCCTTGCACCTACCGCACGCCATGTCACCGAGCCCCCCTCGGCGTTACTGCAGAAGCCCAGCGCCAATGTCGCCGCTCAGGATGACTTTGACGACTGGGACTTGGACCTTGCAGACTTGGAGGCGTGTGAACGTTTAGCGGTACCCTCTGCCCCCCTCCAAGCCCTAGGTGGAGGGACCCTTAGAGCGCCAACCTCCACAGCCACCTCGCTAGCCCCAAACACTCTTTCCAGGAGTCACTGCAAGCCTCAGCGAGCGGCGCGGAGCACCCCAGGGCCCTCGGGTCGGCCTCGAGGCCTCTTTGAGACGGCCGCGCTCGTAGCCTCCCCCTCTTCATCTCCGGCCTTCAGTCCGCACCCCCTCAGCACACCGTTGCTGACAAACCACCTGGTGCAGCTGGTGTCTGCGTCCAACAAGGTGTCCCGCAAGAGGCCTCGCTCGGAGCCTCGGCCGCCCAAGACTCGGCGCTTCCCGGGCCCGGCGGGGCTCCTCCCGGAGGAG CCACCCAGTCACAGTCTGGATGAGATTGTGGTGTCCGTTCCCCAGATTCCCGCCTCCGGTGTGGCGGCTCGTCTTCCACACCAG GTTTCCTGCTCCCAAAGCGAGGAAGAGGATTTTGGCGGCCCCTGGGCAGCGATGAAGGCCGAGATGGGACTGGACGATCGCAACCCGGCGTGCTTCCTGTGCTCCTTCAGCGTGGTTATGGTCCTCCGCAAG gcgGCTTTGAAGCAgctgaacaaaaacaaagtgccAAACATGGCCGTGATGCTCAAGAGTATCAACCACACGCATGCCGACGCTAAGGCCGTGTTCAGGGATCCTACAGGCACGTGCGgatgcacaacacacacacacacacacacacacacacacacactttactaTTCCTGCACAGCAATGGACAGAGGCATCTTGTTGACTAAAGGTGAGATCCGGGGCACGGTGCATCGGCGCCTCCTGGAGGAGCGCTTGGGGGAACTGAAGGTTGGCGCCGTGCTTCTTCTCAAACAA TGTGGCATTTGCTTGTAG
- the hrob gene encoding homologous recombination OB-fold protein isoform X1, translating into MSCHLGGLFSIGEDFDDEDLLGTHWAAGPQTTVPSHPVDATGVSGTNLQRASLRPTSETVAPTLRKLSSGTRAFHRHLPVNPEPHSEIGSRPAITRVPRREPGASLLQPNVVESLLASKQVTPALQDLTSGTRFLRPNLPPALSLPKHHVGGAQASPATNEPFRPLGRKTSRELSPSFARACALPSPDSGSARAGRQPCPVPTAVVASRPLGATPAATRASGSNLLQPSDERPAHSLAPTARHVTEPPSALLQKPSANVAAQDDFDDWDLDLADLEACERLAVPSAPLQALGGGTLRAPTSTATSLAPNTLSRSHCKPQRAARSTPGPSGRPRGLFETAALVASPSSSPAFSPHPLSTPLLTNHLVQLVSASNKVSRKRPRSEPRPPKTRRFPGPAGLLPEEPPSHSLDEIVVSVPQIPASGVAARLPHQVSCSQSEEEDFGGPWAAMKAEMGLDDRNPACFLCSFSVVMVLRKAALKQLNKNKVPNMAVMLKSINHTHADAKAVFRDPTGTCGCTTHTHTHTHTHTLYYSCTAMDRGILLTKGEIRGTVHRRLLEERLGELKVGAVLLLKQVGVFSPSHCNHYLNVTPNNLLRIYSPDGGCHKGQLPPSVLEPSPAVEPVSCTPLVFDGDNAGADDGSKCKDGSPQASGWDADDLDELLVALSEDTYSL; encoded by the exons ATG AGCTGCCATCTGGGTGGGCTGTTCAGCATAGGCGAGGACTTTGACGACGAG GACTTGCTGGGGACTCACTGGGCTGCCGGACCGCAAACCACTGTGCCATCCCACCCTGTGGACGCAACTGGCGTTTCCGGCACCAACCTCCAGAGAGCGTCCCTGCGTCCCACTTCGGAAACAGTTGCGCCGACTTTACGGAAGCTGTCCTCGGGCACTCGGGCTTTCCACCGCCACCTACCGGTAAACCCTGAGCCCCACTCGGAAATTGGGTCGAGGCCCGCTATCACACGGGTTCCTCGGAGAGAACCCGGCGCCAGCCTCCTCCAGCCAAATGTGGTGGAGTCTTTGCTCGCCTCAAAGCAGGTTACTCCGGCTTTGCAGGACCTTACCTCGGGCACTCGTTTCCTGAGGCCCAATTTGCCACCCGCACTGAGCCTCCCTAAGCACCATGTAGGGGGGGCACAAGCGAGCCCCGCCACCAACGAGCCATTCCGGCCTCTGGGCCGGAAAACCTCGCGGGAGCTTTCTCCGAGCTTTGCTCGAGCTTGCGCTCTTCCGTCCCCCGATTCGGGCTCGGCGAGGGCCGGCAGGCAGCCGTGTCCCGTCCCCACTGCCGTTGTGGCATCACGCCCGCTGGGTGCCACCCCTGCGGCCACTCGAGCCTCTGGATCGAACCTTCTTCAGCCGAGTGATGAGCGACCAGCTCACTCCCTTGCACCTACCGCACGCCATGTCACCGAGCCCCCCTCGGCGTTACTGCAGAAGCCCAGCGCCAATGTCGCCGCTCAGGATGACTTTGACGACTGGGACTTGGACCTTGCAGACTTGGAGGCGTGTGAACGTTTAGCGGTACCCTCTGCCCCCCTCCAAGCCCTAGGTGGAGGGACCCTTAGAGCGCCAACCTCCACAGCCACCTCGCTAGCCCCAAACACTCTTTCCAGGAGTCACTGCAAGCCTCAGCGAGCGGCGCGGAGCACCCCAGGGCCCTCGGGTCGGCCTCGAGGCCTCTTTGAGACGGCCGCGCTCGTAGCCTCCCCCTCTTCATCTCCGGCCTTCAGTCCGCACCCCCTCAGCACACCGTTGCTGACAAACCACCTGGTGCAGCTGGTGTCTGCGTCCAACAAGGTGTCCCGCAAGAGGCCTCGCTCGGAGCCTCGGCCGCCCAAGACTCGGCGCTTCCCGGGCCCGGCGGGGCTCCTCCCGGAGGAG CCACCCAGTCACAGTCTGGATGAGATTGTGGTGTCCGTTCCCCAGATTCCCGCCTCCGGTGTGGCGGCTCGTCTTCCACACCAG GTTTCCTGCTCCCAAAGCGAGGAAGAGGATTTTGGCGGCCCCTGGGCAGCGATGAAGGCCGAGATGGGACTGGACGATCGCAACCCGGCGTGCTTCCTGTGCTCCTTCAGCGTGGTTATGGTCCTCCGCAAG gcgGCTTTGAAGCAgctgaacaaaaacaaagtgccAAACATGGCCGTGATGCTCAAGAGTATCAACCACACGCATGCCGACGCTAAGGCCGTGTTCAGGGATCCTACAGGCACGTGCGgatgcacaacacacacacacacacacacacacacacacacactttactaTTCCTGCACAGCAATGGACAGAGGCATCTTGTTGACTAAAGGTGAGATCCGGGGCACGGTGCATCGGCGCCTCCTGGAGGAGCGCTTGGGGGAACTGAAGGTTGGCGCCGTGCTTCTTCTCAAACAA GTGGGCGTCTTCTCCCCCTCCCATTGCAACCACTACCTCAACGTGACGCCTAACAACCTTCTCAGGATCTATTCACCAGATGGAGGCTGCCACAAGGGGCAGCTGCCACCGTCGGTTCTG gagccctcgcccgccgtCGAGCCCGTAAGCTGCACGCCGCTGGTGTTTGACGGTGACAACGCCGGTGCCGACGATGGGAGCAAATGCAAAGATGGAAGCCCGCAAGCTTCAGGGTGGGACGCAG ACGACCTCGACGAGCTGTTGGTGGCGCTCTCCGAGGACACCTACAGTCTTTGA